In Salinigranum marinum, one DNA window encodes the following:
- the purM gene encoding phosphoribosylformylglycinamidine cyclo-ligase, translating to MTTGSTLRTDGGADPDADDAEELTYAETGVDIDASEAATAALVAAAGDAGSGDYAGLLDIGDRYLALATDGVGTKLLVAEALGDYSTVGIDCVAMNVNDMVAAGVRPVAFVDYLAVDEPNETFSAQVGEGLSAGAEAADIELVGGETAVMPEVVRGLDLAGTCAGLAGKDALFPGEAQAGDAVVGFRSSGIHSNGLTLARSAVTRRHAYTDPYPFSNANDYEDEPDYDSVGAALLEPTRIYSHLLDPMRAHGVHAAAHVTGGGWTNLTRMGPFRYAIDDPFDAHSVFAFVQAEGNVSDEEMHRTFNMGTGFVCTLPPEDAAALADATEGRIVGHVEACDDGDAGVSIRGLDL from the coding sequence ATGACTACTGGCTCTACGCTCCGGACCGACGGCGGCGCGGACCCGGACGCGGACGACGCGGAGGAACTGACGTACGCCGAGACGGGCGTCGACATCGACGCGAGCGAGGCGGCGACGGCGGCGCTCGTCGCCGCGGCGGGCGACGCCGGGTCGGGCGACTACGCCGGGTTACTCGACATCGGCGACCGCTACCTCGCGCTCGCGACCGACGGCGTCGGCACGAAGCTCCTCGTCGCCGAGGCGCTCGGCGACTACTCGACCGTGGGGATCGACTGCGTCGCGATGAACGTCAACGACATGGTCGCCGCCGGGGTTCGGCCGGTGGCGTTCGTCGACTATCTCGCCGTCGACGAGCCGAACGAGACGTTCTCGGCGCAGGTCGGCGAGGGGCTCAGCGCCGGGGCCGAGGCGGCCGACATCGAACTCGTCGGCGGGGAGACCGCGGTGATGCCCGAAGTCGTCCGGGGGCTCGACCTCGCGGGGACCTGTGCGGGGCTGGCCGGCAAGGACGCGCTCTTCCCCGGCGAGGCGCAGGCGGGCGACGCCGTCGTCGGCTTCCGATCGTCGGGCATCCACTCGAACGGCCTCACGCTGGCCCGGTCGGCCGTCACGCGCCGGCACGCGTACACCGATCCGTACCCCTTCTCGAACGCGAACGACTACGAAGACGAACCCGACTACGACAGCGTCGGCGCGGCGCTGCTCGAACCGACGCGAATCTACTCTCATCTACTGGATCCGATGCGGGCCCACGGCGTCCACGCCGCGGCGCACGTCACCGGCGGCGGATGGACCAATCTGACGAGGATGGGCCCGTTCCGCTACGCCATCGACGACCCGTTCGACGCCCACTCGGTGTTCGCGTTCGTCCAGGCGGAGGGGAACGTCTCCGACGAGGAGATGCACCGCACGTTCAACATGGGGACGGGGTTCGTCTGCACGCTCCCGCCCGAAGACGCCGCGGCGCTGGCCGACGCGACGGAGGGACGGATCGTCGGCCACGTCGAGGCCTGTGACGACGGCGACGCGGGGGTTTCGATCCGTGGGCTCGACCTCTGA
- the psmB gene encoding archaeal proteasome endopeptidase complex subunit beta codes for MRTPTHDGFSDGHDSRLRGNRPVFGPELGEFPDADQRRQSAGEGDTNEMKTGTTTVGLKTDDGVVLATDMRASAGYMVASKDVQKVEEIHPTGALTIAGSVSAAQSLIRSLKAEVSLYESRRGEDMSMQALSTLTANFLRSGAFLIVQPILGGVDDDGPHIYSIDPLGGTTEEEYTVTGSGSQYALGVLEQEYDEELSVEEAKTVAARAIESAVERDLASGNGINVAVVTDEGVEITRHKDFAEVL; via the coding sequence ATGCGTACCCCCACTCACGACGGATTCTCCGACGGGCACGACTCGCGACTTCGCGGAAACCGTCCCGTGTTCGGCCCGGAACTCGGCGAGTTCCCCGACGCGGACCAGCGCCGCCAGTCGGCGGGCGAGGGCGACACGAACGAGATGAAGACCGGGACGACGACGGTCGGTCTCAAGACCGACGACGGCGTCGTGCTCGCGACGGACATGCGCGCGAGCGCGGGCTACATGGTCGCCTCGAAGGACGTCCAGAAGGTCGAGGAGATCCACCCGACGGGCGCACTCACCATCGCCGGCTCGGTGTCGGCGGCGCAGTCGCTCATCCGGTCGCTGAAGGCCGAGGTGAGCCTCTACGAGTCCCGCCGCGGCGAGGACATGTCGATGCAGGCGTTGTCGACGTTGACCGCGAACTTCCTCCGGTCGGGCGCGTTCCTCATCGTCCAGCCCATCCTCGGTGGCGTCGACGACGACGGCCCACACATCTACAGCATCGACCCCCTCGGCGGCACCACCGAGGAGGAGTACACGGTCACCGGCTCGGGCAGCCAGTACGCGCTGGGTGTGCTCGAACAGGAGTACGACGAGGAACTGTCGGTCGAGGAGGCCAAGACCGTCGCCGCCCGTGCGATTGAGAGCGCCGTCGAGCGCGACCTCGCCTCCGGCAACGGAATCAACGTCGCTGTCGTCACCGACGAAGGCGTCGAGATCACCCGACACAAGGACTTCGCCGAGGTTCTGTAA
- a CDS encoding IS1/IS1595 family N-terminal zinc-binding domain-containing protein, whose amino-acid sequence MFLNGDALLCPYCGSTETARESDRDRERVYGCRACDRTFVAP is encoded by the coding sequence ATGTTCCTGAACGGCGACGCCCTGCTCTGTCCGTACTGTGGGAGCACGGAGACGGCGCGAGAGTCGGACCGCGATCGGGAGCGCGTCTACGGCTGTCGCGCGTGCGACCGGACGTTCGTCGCGCCGTGA
- the dnaJ gene encoding molecular chaperone DnaJ has product MSEDFYDVLGVSRDASEDEIKKAYRKKASEYHPDVSDDPDAEEKFKKVQKAKEVLTDDEKRQMYDQLGHDRFQQAQKQGGVGGGGRGGQGDPFGGMGGAGGMGGFEDIFNQFFGGGGGGQRQNGPRQGKNIRTGITLDLEEAYEGPTKQFTIRRPERCPECDGSGHPPDADVETCPECDGQGQTTTVSQTPFGRVQQTQACRRCGGEGELYSETCAECGGEGQVRREADLSVDIPAGIQSGQTLRMDGEGAPGENRGPNGDLLIEVEVRDHPDFERDGDDLFHQHAISFPQAVFGTTVEVPTLDGTVEMDVPDGTQSGETFRLKGKGMPKLQQRRRRGRQRYGDLYVQVQVVTPDNLNKEQRKALERFAEAGGDEVDVKEGFFERIKNSF; this is encoded by the coding sequence ATGAGCGAGGACTTCTACGACGTGCTCGGGGTGTCGCGTGACGCCTCGGAAGACGAGATCAAGAAAGCCTACCGGAAGAAGGCCTCGGAGTACCACCCGGACGTGAGTGACGACCCCGACGCCGAGGAGAAGTTCAAGAAGGTCCAGAAGGCCAAGGAGGTGCTCACCGACGACGAGAAGCGCCAGATGTACGACCAGCTCGGCCACGACCGCTTCCAGCAGGCCCAAAAGCAGGGCGGCGTCGGCGGGGGCGGCCGCGGCGGCCAGGGAGACCCCTTCGGCGGCATGGGCGGGGCCGGCGGCATGGGCGGCTTCGAGGACATCTTCAACCAGTTCTTCGGTGGTGGGGGCGGGGGCCAGCGGCAGAACGGGCCCCGTCAGGGGAAGAACATCCGGACGGGCATCACGCTCGACCTCGAGGAGGCGTACGAGGGGCCGACCAAGCAGTTCACCATCCGCCGACCCGAGCGGTGTCCCGAGTGCGACGGGAGCGGGCATCCCCCCGACGCGGACGTCGAGACCTGTCCCGAGTGCGACGGCCAGGGACAGACCACGACCGTGAGCCAGACGCCCTTCGGCAGGGTACAGCAGACCCAGGCCTGCCGGCGCTGTGGTGGCGAGGGCGAACTCTACTCCGAGACGTGCGCGGAGTGTGGCGGGGAAGGACAGGTCCGCCGCGAGGCCGACCTCTCGGTCGACATCCCGGCGGGGATCCAGTCGGGGCAGACGCTCCGGATGGACGGCGAGGGCGCGCCGGGGGAGAACCGCGGGCCGAACGGCGACCTGCTCATCGAGGTCGAGGTCCGCGACCATCCCGACTTCGAGCGCGACGGCGACGATCTCTTCCACCAGCACGCCATCTCGTTCCCGCAGGCCGTCTTCGGGACGACGGTCGAGGTGCCGACGCTCGACGGCACCGTCGAGATGGACGTCCCCGACGGGACTCAGAGCGGCGAGACCTTTCGTCTGAAAGGCAAGGGGATGCCGAAACTCCAGCAGCGTCGGCGTCGGGGGCGACAGCGCTACGGCGACCTGTACGTCCAGGTGCAGGTCGTCACGCCCGACAACCTCAACAAGGAGCAGCGGAAGGCGCTGGAGCGGTTCGCCGAGGCCGGCGGCGACGAGGTCGACGTCAAGGAAGGTTTCTTCGAGCGCATCAAGAACTCGTTTTAA
- a CDS encoding cytochrome P450 produces MTERPPSPAGLPLLGNTIAYARDPFGFAERAVDAHGDVVDLDALGTDGPYVLAHPDHVERALVDDREAFAKTADFAEAFGEGLVAVEADEWAQQREFLQPLFYGDAIRGYADTMVEQIERRIDRWKPGETRAIETEMQALALDVLFATLFGRELPVAPDEGSDAARLRAAAAGLNARFVPTSWVLPEWVPTPSRRRFEASKATLRAEVQRLLRERSGGEPGAGNDLLSMLATARSTDGYPSSEKAIEDQLVTMVFAGHETTALTLTYTWYLLARHPDVASRVREEVGAVVGDDRPAASHLDSLSTTARVVRESMRLYPPVHTLPRRTDREVVVGGYRLPAGAEVHLPSFLIQRDPRFFDDPLAFRPERWADGDDRPAFAYFPFGGGPRRCIGQQFALTEATLAVASIARRYRLDWVGDGDLELAPAMTTQPKEEVRMRIGTAVE; encoded by the coding sequence GTGACCGAGAGACCGCCGTCGCCGGCGGGGCTTCCGCTCCTCGGCAACACGATTGCGTACGCTCGTGACCCGTTCGGCTTCGCCGAGCGAGCCGTCGACGCGCACGGGGACGTCGTCGACCTCGACGCGCTCGGGACCGACGGTCCGTACGTGCTGGCACATCCGGACCACGTCGAACGGGCGCTCGTCGACGACCGCGAGGCGTTCGCCAAGACGGCGGACTTCGCCGAAGCGTTCGGCGAGGGACTCGTCGCCGTCGAGGCTGACGAGTGGGCCCAACAGCGCGAGTTCCTGCAGCCACTGTTCTACGGCGACGCCATCCGCGGCTACGCCGACACAATGGTCGAGCAGATCGAACGGCGAATCGACCGCTGGAAGCCGGGCGAGACACGCGCCATCGAGACGGAGATGCAGGCGCTCGCGCTCGACGTGCTGTTCGCCACGCTGTTCGGGCGCGAACTCCCGGTAGCGCCCGACGAGGGAAGCGACGCTGCCCGGCTCCGGGCGGCCGCCGCCGGCCTCAACGCGCGGTTCGTCCCGACGTCGTGGGTACTCCCCGAGTGGGTGCCGACGCCGAGCAGACGCCGGTTCGAAGCGTCGAAAGCGACGCTCCGCGCGGAGGTCCAGCGTCTGCTCCGAGAACGGAGCGGCGGCGAACCCGGCGCTGGGAACGATCTGCTGTCGATGCTGGCGACGGCCCGGTCGACCGACGGCTACCCCAGCAGCGAGAAGGCGATCGAGGACCAACTCGTCACGATGGTGTTCGCGGGTCACGAGACGACTGCACTGACGCTCACGTACACGTGGTACCTCCTCGCACGCCACCCCGACGTCGCCTCGCGCGTCCGTGAGGAAGTCGGCGCGGTCGTGGGCGACGACCGGCCCGCGGCCAGTCACCTCGACTCCCTTTCGACGACCGCCCGTGTCGTCCGGGAATCGATGCGCCTGTACCCGCCCGTACACACCCTCCCACGGCGGACGGATCGGGAGGTCGTGGTCGGTGGCTACCGGCTGCCGGCCGGTGCGGAGGTCCACCTTCCGAGCTTCCTGATCCAGCGCGACCCGCGCTTCTTCGACGACCCGCTCGCGTTCAGGCCCGAGCGATGGGCCGACGGCGACGACCGACCTGCGTTCGCGTACTTCCCGTTCGGCGGTGGCCCGCGGCGCTGTATCGGCCAGCAGTTCGCGCTGACCGAGGCGACCCTCGCCGTCGCATCCATCGCTCGGCGATACCGGCTCGACTGGGTCGGCGACGGGGATCTCGAACTCGCGCCAGCGATGACGACGCAACCCAAGGAAGAGGTGCGGATGCGGATTGGGACGGCGGTCGAGTAG
- a CDS encoding TraB/GumN family protein, whose product MSQDAAPSPARGRVQVVGTAHVSADSVTEVEETIRRERPDVVAVELDEGRYRQLKGGTPDDIEPGDLLEGNTVFQFIAYWMLSYVQARLGEKFDISPGADMLAAVDTAEEAGIDVALVDRDIQTTIQRFWARMSLVEKFRMAGGLVFGVSDARAVGIVVGVLAGVLVGPIVGLFGGSVGVTPFVLGRVTGGVVLALAAGLALRTLGDAFLDGDDALYLGLGGGLAVGLVAGVGLGLAAPLVDRLSTFVVQAVGSLAIGVGLGVAVGGFGGLLAHGLGVGSYEEVDEFDIEELTDADVVSVMMEEFRAFSPGGAEALIDERDAYIAHKLVALRDQGAHVVAVVGAGHRAGIEAYLERPETLPPMASLIGQSSKRGIPWGKIVGGGLSVVFVGFFVLLAMAGVRNGFLLRVFAAWFLINGVFAAGLAKAAGARWPSALVGGAVAWLTSVNPLLAPGWFTGYMELRHTPVNVTDIGRLNELLSDEERPLRAIVSDMFDVPLFRLIMVVAMTNIGSIVASLLFVAYVLPLFAADLGGVDAVTRLMLDGAANSADLVWRAVT is encoded by the coding sequence ATGAGTCAGGACGCGGCCCCGTCACCGGCTCGGGGACGGGTGCAGGTCGTGGGGACCGCCCACGTCTCCGCTGACAGCGTGACCGAAGTCGAAGAGACGATCCGACGCGAGCGTCCCGACGTCGTGGCCGTCGAACTCGACGAGGGGCGCTACCGCCAGCTGAAGGGGGGAACGCCCGACGACATCGAGCCCGGCGACCTCCTCGAAGGGAATACCGTCTTCCAGTTCATCGCGTACTGGATGCTCTCGTACGTGCAGGCGCGCCTGGGGGAGAAGTTCGACATCTCGCCGGGTGCGGACATGCTCGCCGCGGTCGACACCGCCGAGGAGGCGGGGATCGACGTGGCGCTCGTCGACCGCGACATCCAGACCACGATCCAGCGCTTCTGGGCGCGGATGTCGCTCGTCGAGAAGTTCCGGATGGCCGGGGGGCTCGTCTTCGGCGTCTCCGACGCCCGCGCCGTGGGGATCGTCGTCGGCGTGCTCGCGGGCGTGCTCGTCGGCCCCATCGTGGGACTGTTCGGCGGGAGCGTCGGCGTCACGCCGTTCGTCCTCGGGCGCGTGACCGGCGGGGTCGTCCTCGCACTCGCGGCCGGCCTCGCGCTCCGAACGCTCGGCGACGCGTTCCTCGACGGCGACGACGCCCTCTACCTCGGCCTCGGCGGCGGCCTCGCGGTCGGCCTCGTCGCCGGCGTCGGCCTGGGCCTCGCCGCCCCGCTGGTCGATCGCCTGAGCACGTTCGTCGTCCAGGCCGTCGGAAGCCTCGCGATCGGTGTCGGCCTCGGGGTCGCCGTCGGTGGGTTCGGCGGCCTCCTCGCCCACGGCCTCGGCGTCGGCTCGTACGAGGAGGTCGACGAGTTCGACATCGAGGAGCTAACCGACGCCGACGTGGTGAGCGTCATGATGGAGGAGTTCCGCGCCTTCTCGCCCGGCGGCGCGGAGGCGCTCATCGACGAGCGCGACGCGTACATCGCGCACAAACTCGTCGCGCTGCGGGACCAGGGTGCACACGTCGTCGCCGTCGTCGGCGCGGGTCACCGCGCGGGCATCGAGGCCTACTTGGAACGACCGGAGACGCTCCCGCCGATGGCGTCGCTCATCGGGCAGTCGTCGAAACGTGGCATCCCGTGGGGGAAGATCGTCGGCGGCGGTCTCTCCGTCGTGTTCGTCGGCTTCTTCGTCCTCCTGGCGATGGCCGGCGTCCGGAACGGCTTCCTGCTCCGGGTGTTCGCCGCCTGGTTCCTCATCAACGGCGTCTTCGCCGCTGGCCTCGCCAAGGCGGCTGGCGCGCGGTGGCCGTCGGCGCTCGTCGGCGGCGCGGTCGCGTGGCTCACGTCCGTGAACCCCCTGCTCGCGCCGGGCTGGTTCACCGGCTACATGGAGCTCCGGCACACACCCGTGAACGTGACCGACATCGGACGCCTGAACGAACTCCTCTCGGACGAGGAACGCCCGCTCCGCGCGATTGTCTCCGACATGTTCGACGTCCCGCTCTTCCGGCTCATCATGGTCGTCGCGATGACCAACATCGGGAGCATCGTCGCTAGCCTGCTGTTCGTCGCGTACGTCCTGCCGCTGTTCGCGGCCGACCTCGGCGGGGTAGACGCCGTCACCCGGCTGATGCTCGACGGGGCGGCCAACAGCGCCGACCTCGTCTGGAGGGCCGTCACGTGA
- a CDS encoding metalloprotease — protein MSRTVDRALRFSDRELRDLAVAWVALGVAFAVFFAGGGRGLLTLLSQGGFVAAVVVSLLTAGIGFLLHELAHKVAAVRFGQVAEFRADYGMLFLAVMSALAGFIFAAPGAVYHRGVLSDREHGLIALAGPAANIGLSLLFLPILAVGSLLGSGFVELLGARGLAINLFLAAFNMIPFGSLDGRTVLDWSTPVFLAVFVPSLVVAIVVVFVFGVGF, from the coding sequence GTGAGCCGGACCGTCGACCGGGCGCTCCGGTTTTCGGACCGCGAACTGCGCGACCTCGCGGTCGCGTGGGTCGCCCTCGGCGTCGCCTTCGCGGTCTTCTTCGCCGGCGGCGGCCGCGGCCTGCTCACGCTGTTGTCCCAGGGGGGCTTCGTCGCCGCGGTCGTCGTGAGCCTCCTCACGGCGGGGATCGGCTTCCTCCTGCACGAACTCGCCCACAAGGTCGCCGCGGTCCGCTTCGGGCAGGTCGCGGAGTTCCGCGCCGACTACGGGATGCTCTTCCTCGCGGTAATGAGCGCGCTCGCGGGCTTCATCTTCGCCGCGCCGGGGGCGGTGTACCACCGCGGCGTCCTCTCGGACCGCGAGCACGGCCTCATTGCACTGGCGGGCCCCGCCGCGAACATCGGGCTCTCGCTCCTGTTCCTGCCGATCCTCGCCGTGGGGAGCCTCCTCGGGTCGGGCTTCGTCGAACTCCTCGGCGCACGTGGCCTCGCGATCAACCTCTTCCTCGCGGCGTTCAACATGATCCCGTTCGGCTCGCTCGACGGCCGGACAGTGCTCGACTGGAGCACGCCCGTGTTCCTCGCCGTCTTCGTCCCGAGCCTCGTCGTCGCCATCGTCGTGGTGTTCGTCTTCGGCGTGGGCTTTTGA
- a CDS encoding CBS domain-containing protein: MELPTPQELKDRRESLDLTQSTLAEMADVSQPLIARIEGDDVDPRLSTLRRIVNALNEAEGEVVRAMDVMNGHVVSVSPDDSVREARDRMLKEGFSQLPVIRDGQPRGFISNSDIRHVHEDNVADLPVAEVMRESFTTVEPDATLEEVDSYLDRHDAVLVMKDGTTVGIITDADIAAQMP; encoded by the coding sequence ATGGAACTCCCGACACCGCAGGAACTGAAAGACCGCCGGGAGTCACTCGATCTGACGCAGAGCACACTCGCGGAGATGGCCGACGTCTCCCAGCCGCTCATCGCCCGGATCGAGGGAGACGACGTCGACCCCCGCCTCTCAACGCTCCGGCGCATCGTCAACGCGCTCAACGAGGCCGAGGGGGAGGTGGTCCGGGCGATGGACGTGATGAACGGACACGTCGTCTCGGTCTCTCCCGATGACTCCGTCCGCGAGGCGCGTGACCGGATGCTGAAGGAGGGGTTCTCACAGTTACCCGTCATTCGCGACGGCCAGCCGCGGGGGTTTATTTCGAACAGCGACATCCGGCACGTCCACGAGGACAACGTGGCCGACCTGCCGGTCGCCGAGGTGATGCGGGAGTCGTTCACCACTGTGGAGCCGGACGCCACCCTCGAAGAGGTCGACAGCTACCTCGACCGCCACGACGCCGTCCTCGTGATGAAGGACGGGACGACGGTCGGGATCATCACCGACGCCGACATCGCGGCACAGATGCCCTGA
- a CDS encoding DUF555 domain-containing protein: MSNYLVALEAAWLVRDVDGVDDAIGVAVSEAGKRLNEQNKEFVDVNVGLTGCPFCGEGFDSAFIAANTALVGLDLEIEVFNADSEKHAARIAKSEVGGALRDVPLSVIEIVETEAEDES; encoded by the coding sequence ATGAGCAACTATCTCGTCGCCCTCGAAGCCGCGTGGCTCGTGCGCGACGTCGACGGCGTCGACGACGCCATCGGGGTCGCCGTCAGCGAGGCCGGCAAGCGGCTGAACGAACAGAACAAGGAGTTCGTCGACGTGAACGTCGGCCTCACCGGCTGTCCCTTCTGCGGGGAGGGGTTCGACTCGGCGTTCATCGCCGCGAACACGGCGCTCGTCGGCCTCGACCTCGAGATCGAGGTGTTCAACGCCGACAGCGAGAAACACGCCGCCCGCATCGCCAAGAGCGAGGTCGGCGGGGCCCTCCGTGACGTCCCGCTGTCGGTCATCGAGATCGTCGAGACCGAGGCCGAAGACGAGTCGTAA
- a CDS encoding glycerate kinase type-2 family protein, whose translation MNVTLDADAPTERHETAFACLRAGIEAAHPERVLESTVRVDDGRLHVADAAYDLARFDRVVVGGGGKAAAGVAAALERVLGDRIDAGAVVTYDPGDGERIDHLPGDHPVPSERGVESTRRVVSLLREATDRTLVLAVVTGGASALLPAPADGVSLVDLQRTTEGLLDSGAEIAEINAVRKHLSTLKGGGLARAAAPATVVSLVFSDVVGNDLGVVASGPTVPDETTYADALAVVDRYGLSVPGSVRERLERGSAGDLAETPKPGDPVFDRVDTHVLADGFTALDAARAEADAHGYDPCVLSSRVRGEAREAAKSHVAVGEEVLATGNPVEPPAVVLSGGETTVTVRGDGVGGPNLEYALSAAVELAGETRAVLASVDTDGKDGGTDVAGAVVDGTTLEERESRAAAREALARNDALPLLDECDCVIRTGPTGTNVNDLRVLVIDRT comes from the coding sequence ATGAACGTGACCCTCGACGCGGACGCCCCGACCGAGAGACACGAGACGGCGTTCGCCTGTCTCCGGGCGGGGATCGAGGCCGCCCATCCCGAGCGCGTCCTCGAGTCGACGGTCCGGGTCGACGACGGCCGTCTCCACGTCGCCGACGCCGCCTACGACCTGGCCAGGTTCGACCGCGTGGTCGTCGGCGGCGGTGGCAAGGCCGCCGCCGGGGTCGCCGCGGCGCTCGAACGCGTGCTCGGCGACCGGATCGACGCCGGCGCGGTCGTCACCTACGACCCCGGCGACGGAGAACGGATCGACCACCTCCCCGGCGACCACCCGGTCCCCTCCGAACGGGGCGTCGAGAGCACCCGCCGTGTCGTCAGCCTGCTCAGAGAGGCCACCGACCGGACGCTCGTCCTCGCCGTCGTCACGGGCGGGGCCAGTGCACTCTTGCCCGCGCCGGCCGACGGCGTCTCCCTGGTCGACCTCCAGCGGACGACGGAGGGACTGCTCGACAGCGGCGCGGAGATCGCCGAGATCAACGCCGTGCGCAAACACCTCTCGACGCTGAAAGGCGGCGGCCTCGCTCGCGCCGCCGCCCCCGCGACGGTCGTCTCGCTCGTCTTCTCGGACGTCGTCGGCAACGACCTTGGCGTGGTCGCCTCGGGCCCGACGGTGCCCGACGAGACGACGTACGCCGACGCGCTCGCCGTGGTCGACCGCTACGGGCTGTCGGTCCCCGGGTCGGTTCGAGAGCGACTGGAGCGCGGCTCGGCGGGCGACCTCGCCGAGACGCCGAAACCGGGCGACCCGGTGTTCGACCGGGTCGACACCCACGTCCTCGCCGACGGCTTCACCGCGCTCGACGCGGCGCGGGCGGAAGCCGACGCCCACGGCTACGACCCCTGTGTGCTCTCCTCGCGGGTCCGCGGCGAGGCGCGCGAGGCGGCCAAGAGCCACGTGGCCGTCGGCGAGGAGGTGCTGGCGACGGGGAACCCGGTCGAGCCGCCCGCGGTCGTGCTCTCGGGCGGCGAGACGACCGTGACGGTCCGCGGCGACGGCGTCGGTGGGCCCAACCTGGAGTACGCGCTCTCGGCGGCGGTCGAACTCGCCGGCGAGACGCGTGCGGTACTCGCGAGCGTCGACACGGACGGGAAGGACGGCGGGACCGACGTGGCGGGTGCCGTCGTCGACGGGACGACGCTCGAAGAACGCGAGAGCCGTGCGGCGGCGCGGGAGGCCCTCGCGCGGAACGACGCGCTCCCGTTGCTCGACGAGTGCGACTGCGTGATCCGGACGGGCCCGACCGGGACGAACGTCAACGACCTGCGGGTGCTGGTGATCGACCGGACGTGA